In the Hermetia illucens chromosome 1, iHerIll2.2.curated.20191125, whole genome shotgun sequence genome, atgaaaaaaaatgtgaatacTTTAACCCACTCCATTTGGCATAAATAAACAAGTTTTGGAATTCACAAATTATATTTGCAACTGAAGTCATTATTCAGGAGGGTCACCCCCGTTCCGCTGGATTACAACTATCGTAACTTATCGCTAAATGAACGCATGAGATATGAACAACTCATGCATTTGGCTTTAATCCCTATCACACGTCAATTTTGTTTCTACATGAATGGTTTACACAAGGCTAGACAATGGTCCACGCCACAAGCTACTTTCTTGATTTTAGCGTTAACAGCCGTTTTGAACGGGAAGTACTGATCCTTTTTATGACCTAAGCCCAAGCAGCCAAAACGGTTTTTGCCCCACATGAACAAATCGCCTTCCGAATTCACTGCCCCCATGTGGAAAACGCCGCTGCAGATCGACACAACTTTGCTGTCCATGTGGAAATCGGTCCGACCGAACAAAGGCGGGGGGATATGTCTAGGTTGGCTCGATTGCTCAACGTTAGGACCAAACCCTAGGATTCCGTAGCCCCAGGTGAATACGTCCCCTTCGTCGTTCAACGCCATGCACACTGAACCGCCCGCAGCGACATCTATAATTTTACCTAGCCCTTTAGTGATTTTCAGGTGCCTGGGGACACTGATTTGGGTCGGGGCATCCTCAGATTCCGACAGTTGTCCATACTCGGAGTTGCCCCAGCCAAACACTTCTCCTGCGGCATTCACGGCCAGCACGCAGTCTGCTCGCGAAGATACCTTGACTATCTTCTCGCCTTTAATGTCGCCTTCCACCTGTTGAGGTTCACTCGTGTTGTCAAAATTGTCCAGTCCGGTCTGTCCATCCGCACCCCATCCACAAGAATAAACGTTCCCTGATCGCATCAGGAAGAGCGTATGGTCTTGTCCGCACTCAACAGATTCCACGACGTCATCATCTCCCGCGAGTTTGTCAATTCGATTAATTATGCCACTCGATTTGTAAGCCTCATCCTCGACAATTCGACGGGCACATTGGCCATACGAGTTGTTCCCTAAGGTAAATACTGCCCCGTTCTTTGCAACTACTACCAGATGAGCGCGTCCGGCGGACATGCTTTTTATCTCAAGATCATCAGGCGTCTCACCCTCCTTTCGCGGCAAATTGATCGGTGTCGGGTAGATTACTATATCCCAAGTTGAGCCTGAGGGGCGTTGTTGTAGTCCCAGTTGCCCGTCAGTGTTCATCCCTGTCCCAAACAATGTTTCACCGTCCGTGCGACGAACTGCAAACGCCGAAAATCCATATCCAGCTGCAATATCCAGCACGTCCGTGTTCTCCCCAAACTGCAGCCTAGTGGGATGATGGACCACATGCCGGTAGTAGTCTTCACTTTGCTTCACGGATGTATTCACGCCTAACGCCCCCGTTCGCGACAAACCCCAAACGTAAGTGCGTAATCTGTTGCGGGACTTGATGGGGAATTCGTGAGCTGCAAGAAGTCAGAGACTAGTTTCTGAGGTTAGGTTTCCAATTTGTGGTCGTTACTTGAAAGTGAGTCGATGTCTTGAAGCAAAACACTCCTTTTGGCTTTCGACGTGTAATTGCGTATCCACTGCGTGCTGAAAGGAAAGCGTTTCATCCTTTCGAACTTAACTGGGGCACTTCATCTGACAAGTCGGAGCCGCGCGCGATGTAAACAAAGCGTCACGATAATGAGAGTTCTCCAGATTGTCAACTATGCACTAAACTTGAGCGATTCCACTACATCTAACGAATTATTTCGCggtattatttaaaaattcgaAAAGCCCATGTTTCTAATAACTTGCCTATCCTAACGAATGTCTGTCAAAATGGAGTTGACGCGGACATCGTAGTTGATTGAAATAAAATCccttttctgaattttttcgATTATCCAAGTATTTTGCCAGAGGTTGGCAATGACATCTTGTCGCTACTAGAATCGTACTGCGGTCAGCTGACGAACGACAACAAGTTTTTCAGTATTGGCATAACTGGCGTGGCGACTACTTCCAATTCCCAATTGAAGTTCGATTTGACAGTGGTTGGGATGCGATTGTCGGTGGTTCAGACAAAATAGAGTAAATGCCTGCTTTTCAATAAGTGAAGTAAAAACCCACTCACAGTTGCTCTACAAAGTTTCACCTGATCCGAAATTGAAGGCGCTGCAGTTTCAAAGAAGGTGCCCATCCCGCGCTGTTATCCTGATACGACCCATTCCGGCGTTTGCAGCGACCTTCATGCAACCTTCACTTCACGTGTGTGATCAATAAAGTGAGGAATAATCACACTAGCGGGCAGGAAGAAGCGCGCCAAGCAACTCGTCGGAGCGTATCCATTGGCAAATAGCTGCTTGGAAAAGGATGAAATGAGTGATTTCGGACGCCCGTTGCCGCCTTCCGCGCGATAATGGCTAAGGCTGTTGCTGTGACCGTCGTTACTCCGTGAGTGGCACCGTGCTATTGCTTACGGGGTCCCCGCGACTCCTGTGCAAGATTAAAAACTCCAGGCGTCAAGCGCTAGCGCTCTGAGCTGGACTGCTAACTTTGTGCCGTATAAATGGTCACAGTCAGAATCGGAGAGATCCAGTAGTGGTTTCGATTTCGCTTTCAGTTGGTCGGTACTTATCGCCGCGAGTGAGTGTTGACGGGAGTTCCATCCACGGTGCATAATTCGGCCGAGAGAATCTGACAAACTAGTGGTTTCTATAGAAAGTGAACTTCTAAGAGTTTGGTGTGCTATTGAAGTTGCGGAGATGTGCGAACGCGAATTGAGCTGCGGCGCTGAGGTTACGCGCTATGTGGGCCGGACGAGGTTTAACCAGAATGGAGTTGTACAGCCTCTACTCACAGGTATGACCTTAGGCCTTTCGTGACGTCTGTCCAGTGCACAGGTGGAAGGGGCTCAGCGAGCAAACAGAGTCGCGTGTGGGCATCTTGCTATCGCGACGATGCTACATCCAACAGCAGGCGAAGACCCACCTGCGACTCGGAACATGACTGGCGCTTTGTGCGTGTGCTGGGGATGACTGTAACTTTGCTCCAATTATGACCGCATTTTTAATGACTACAAAAACCGTATATTTGCTTTGCGAATGATTCAAGCTCTCCCACCCACTTGCAACAACCGCGGCAGCCACTATTGCTCGAATGAGCGAATTGTTTGTGCCTTGCTCCAACATTTAGCGGGCACCAACTGCACTGCACCTATTTGTGACCACTCATCAACTTTCAGAACATTTACCATTAATGACTGTTAACATGGGAAGCGTATTACCTTACACAATTTACCCAGACTCTGGGCGACTTTTCTCCCCGCTACCAAAATCCGCCTTATCTGAACCTCTAACCAAGATTAAATCTGACACACTTCTGTGCTCTTGAACGTTTCGCGAAATCTTTGACCTTGCGTTGCTCTCTGGGATCTTGCGAAATGCTTATTTCACTGGAATAAGATAAGGAAATGAGTTCTTTTCATATTGGACGATGGACGTTCGTTTGAGTGTTCTGATGGGAATACAACCTTCTTTCTTCCATATCAGATCTATCCACGAAAATAAAGTAGTTCGCCATTTAAAAGTTGATAAGATTAACAATTTTTGTGTTGTGGTCTTCGGAGATAACCTCTCGGCGACTATAGAACGTATGAATGGAGGCGACTACTTTACGTAGTGATATTTCCATAGAAAATGACTTGAAAGTGGTTCgtcgaaatggaaaattttccttGAATTGCCGTTTTCATTTCTCCATATAACTTCAAATATTCATAATCTAAACGACGTCGTGCATGTTTCTGTAGTAAGCGAAGTAAGGCATTACAGGTGGTGAATATAGTTCAATGTAAATGGTTTTCTAAGATAGACTAAACGCGCTCTAGTATTTTGTGACCTGAATTCAACATGGCATGTGGGTCGTATAAAATTATAATCGCAACGAAAAGTGACCCAAAGACTATCAGACAAATTGCATTGCGTCCGATTAAAGATTTAGGCTCCTTCCTTTTAAGATGCGTATAATCAAGAGGCGGGGCCATCGCTTGCTAGCACCGTGTGTATGAAAGATGGCCTTTTGCTGTGCAGATGTCTGGAACTTTACATATCCAACTGGACAGGGAATCCAGAAGGATCGATAcgtaaaatgaaattaaagctCGAACAGGCAATATGAAGAGATATGCATAAATAGTTATGAAATCTTTCGTCAATTGTCCGAGGTTTAAAAAGCCGATGGATTATTTCCCTAAAATTCTTAATTTATATGGTTGTGTGAGAagtgctgaaaaaaaaatccccttTTCCTCTCTTTTGAAAAAATGCCAGgttccgttcattgtcttcatCCAAGGTTcactgatgcgtgaagcaatttcattacaaaGTTCATCATTAAATGATTGCATTTATCCGAAATTCTGAAATTACTTAGTTCTTGGCACGCCGCTGCGTTACTTGAGGTGATCAtttcacttttggacaagtcgcTCGAGATAAGTTTTGTTGTGCAACTTTAGaaaaacatcgtctgcatataGCAGTGGGTAGGGCACTGGACCTTGGATGTCCCTTGTGATATTGTCTATGGCACGAAATAAGAggaagcgcttccttgatgaacatcggcAGACAAACgagtcagttttgacatatctgctacacaaaatttattttttgcttcGCTGTAGAGCCTTTTTTATATCCAGTAATACAATGTAGAGAGGGTGATGCTTTCCATGATGTTTCTCAATGAGTAATTGCGCAgagtgtattgtgtcagtagttccaccgCTCTAGATAATCCCAACTTAGTTCACGGTGATCTGAACGACTTCGGGAACGCATTTGTGAAGAATatgtttaaaaatcttcatcttcttctttttcttcagcctttgttccgttcacaagtggaGTCGGCGCGTCGTGataggtttcgccatttggctctatcaaatgcctgatctggatgcaatctcgaggcttttaaatccccatccagcgtatcaagtcaacgTTGTTTCTCCCGGCCTTTtggacgtttaccatcgacttcgatgttcagaccaattttgacaaGTGGATTTTCATTatcgcgaattacatgactataccagcgaagacgcctctcttgcaatttttccacgatcggtgcaaccccatatggatcgcggatatccccattccggatgtgatcaaaatgtgtcacggcataagtccaacgaaacatcttcgcctccattaccgcaaaacgccgttcattgtcttttatagtcggctaacactcagagccatagagagcgacaggacgggcgactttgcggaaaattttagatttgagacgttcgttgatacgtcgatcaaaaagaataccagttgtggaacgccacttcatctaggttgcgtcaatgcgtgaagcaatttcataaggtagttctccattggctgatagaatcGACTCGAGGTAttttaatcgctcagttctgggcaggtcactgctgctGAGAttgattgcgcctgtttcatcTATTAGATGCTACgaaaacatcacctgcataaagtagtgtatatggcgctggacgttggatgtcccgtgtgatcgtgtccataacaagaacaaagaggatcggtgagagggcacttccttcatgaacaccaacagagacacgaagcggttttgatacacctactacacttcaaactttagttttcggatcgtggtagagcaatcacgagcacgagttcttttggcagtAAGTGATGTCGCAGCATTGTAGAAATGGAGGATGGACAAATTATTgcattgaaatctgttcgaaatattctcgccatccatCCGTCGTGGCTCgttggtcggtaagcaaagtatcgttcttgtcataaaCGCGACAGAAGTGTTCCATATCCTGTGTGCTTTCGTGTCGGGTTTTGACAAGTCgttacagatctttctcgccatcccgagtgtccactttatcgtaaagatttttgtaatgggccgctcgggtgacagcgatcgcttactttgcttcccggttggcattcttataaatttgccaattggccagcgttttatcgtcgaaaaacttatggtagagacgtttcttttcacggaccttcatttcagcatcGTGATTCCaacgccaagtatctcggttgatgtgctGCTTATCTGGCTCCTCCTCCTGCCCTTTCTCGCCCACTTCTCAACAGGACCAGAGCCCTGCTGCCGCGCCAACTGGGATGGATTCCCTAGCATTTTCGAGGCTTATTATTCgatccgatcattttgtttttaacgacattggatgcttTTTCTTGCTCGGTGTGTCGCAagacctgtcaccaagggaAATAAGgtgggatttagcatagtggaataactccaactatactttattcatctctttccctgatctcagcattttatttttgtttcactgaggatagtacaaagtacattgccgcctttacctgggcttgggaccagcatactatgttaatagcatggcggagtttgtttaaaaatcttcatagtgcGGGATAATagccgaatcggacggtaatttgcatATTTCGAGGAACTGCTTTACTTTCTTCTCTATATTGAAAGGGTTatgctttcttgccaatcagatggggTTCTACCCTTTTTACAATGCGATAGAAGAATTTGCAGATTTTTGGGTCCCAGCTGTTCCGCCGGGTCCTGCTGCTTTCCGTGATTTAATTACTTTGATGTTGAACATCGCCATTCCaaaccaagtatctcgattAATGAAACCTTTACCAGGCTTGCTGATCCCGAGAATTGCATAAGccgctgagtcaaatcaggttaataagttcgagcgagcgtaatgctgactactatgcctcctacagtgtactgtagtttaccgttacggtcttgagtgaagtgctctaacacaattcaatgccctgatccaatatggattattgcgtcaacgattattgaTTTGATTGCACGCTTCTTCGGGGTTCACAATGGGGTTTTCTCCCGAAATCTCTACCATTTAATTGGCGGCGATCAGTGCGCTTCTCA is a window encoding:
- the LOC119656414 gene encoding RCC1-like G exchanging factor-like protein yields the protein MKRFPFSTQWIRNYTSKAKRSVLLQDIDSLSTHEFPIKSRNRLRTYVWGLSRTGALGVNTSVKQSEDYYRHVVHHPTRLQFGENTDVLDIAAGYGFSAFAVRRTDGETLFGTGMNTDGQLGLQQRPSGSTWDIVIYPTPINLPRKEGETPDDLEIKSMSAGRAHLVVVAKNGAVFTLGNNSYGQCARRIVEDEAYKSSGIINRIDKLAGDDDVVESVECGQDHTLFLMRSGNVYSCGWGADGQTGLDNFDNTSEPQQVEGDIKGEKIVKVSSRADCVLAVNAAGEVFGWGNSEYGQLSESEDAPTQISVPRHLKITKGLGKIIDVAAGGSVCMALNDEGDVFTWGYGILGFGPNVEQSSQPRHIPPPLFGRTDFHMDSKVVSICSGVFHMGAVNSEGDLFMWGKNRFGCLGLGHKKDQYFPFKTAVNAKIKKVACGVDHCLALCKPFM